In Planctomycetota bacterium, the following proteins share a genomic window:
- a CDS encoding endonuclease/exonuclease/phosphatase family protein: MSINARFWLSIGLCSVVSLIVLLNVRRHLLEQTAHQPAPTASPAARFDFSSTRNNTTPRDPAAKSHDATIGDKTTVEQTYAAPYAALSNDPASPRTVTYSPTTATPTAATATTTWPANSYSSNTYPSNTWPATTSTATNTYGSPYAHHGQPDYRSTDTGNSPYMNASASTAGSATQVSPSNNSTPFAPGATLPANNWSTTPATPVYANVPGSPTTPTTNGPGTVTPFASGTTNSGNDPVWSGVPPADMQVINQPITLPPPPGEVAPTTVSPYVPGAASTYSTTTVPAQPTASVPGTTSPVMPPLVTTTPIASSSPYGTSPNGATTSTVGNNSVTATPAVVPGPVAASAVSSTTTPDTITIASFNIQVFGESKLAKPAVMDTLAKVARRFDVIAIQEVRSKEDDVIPRFLQQINATGAAYDAVVGPRLGRTNSKEQYAVIYNTARIELTTGSVYTVPDPNDRIQREPMVANFRVRGPPAAQAFTFSLVDIHTTPDDVNNELDALADVYVGVQRNGSGEDDIILLGDLNADEYHLGRLGTLPNITHVITGRPTNTRQNQQYDNMLFDGVATREYQGQAGVLNLMQEYNLTFNDALAVSDHFPIWAVFSAYEAPPVGPLATRPAQQQ, encoded by the coding sequence ATGTCGATCAACGCGCGCTTCTGGCTGAGCATTGGACTTTGCTCAGTAGTCAGCCTCATCGTGCTGCTGAATGTTCGCCGGCATCTGTTGGAGCAAACGGCCCATCAGCCAGCGCCGACCGCGAGCCCGGCGGCCCGCTTCGATTTCTCAAGCACGCGCAATAACACGACGCCGCGCGACCCGGCCGCGAAGTCGCACGACGCGACGATCGGCGACAAGACAACCGTCGAGCAAACCTACGCCGCGCCGTACGCGGCGCTGAGCAACGATCCTGCATCGCCGCGCACCGTCACCTACTCGCCAACGACGGCCACGCCGACCGCCGCCACCGCGACGACCACCTGGCCTGCCAACTCTTATTCGTCGAATACCTATCCGTCCAACACCTGGCCCGCCACGACGAGCACGGCGACGAACACGTATGGTTCGCCGTACGCGCACCACGGCCAGCCCGACTATCGCTCGACCGATACGGGTAACTCGCCGTATATGAACGCATCGGCGAGCACCGCCGGTTCCGCGACTCAGGTAAGCCCGTCGAACAACAGCACGCCGTTCGCCCCCGGCGCGACGTTGCCGGCCAACAACTGGTCGACGACACCTGCGACGCCCGTCTATGCCAACGTGCCCGGCTCACCGACTACCCCTACGACGAATGGCCCCGGCACGGTGACGCCTTTCGCGAGTGGCACGACCAACTCGGGCAACGACCCTGTCTGGAGCGGCGTGCCGCCGGCCGACATGCAGGTGATCAACCAGCCGATCACCTTGCCGCCGCCACCGGGCGAAGTCGCGCCGACGACCGTGTCACCCTACGTTCCTGGCGCCGCCTCGACGTATTCGACCACGACGGTCCCGGCCCAACCCACGGCAAGCGTGCCGGGCACAACGAGCCCCGTGATGCCGCCGCTGGTTACGACGACGCCAATCGCCAGCAGTTCGCCCTATGGCACATCACCCAACGGCGCGACGACCTCTACCGTTGGCAATAATTCGGTCACCGCCACGCCAGCGGTCGTGCCTGGACCGGTCGCCGCGTCGGCCGTTTCGTCGACCACGACGCCCGACACGATCACGATCGCGTCGTTCAACATTCAAGTGTTCGGCGAGTCGAAGCTGGCCAAGCCGGCCGTGATGGACACGTTGGCCAAGGTGGCGCGGCGGTTCGACGTGATCGCGATTCAAGAAGTGCGATCCAAGGAAGACGACGTCATCCCGCGCTTCTTGCAACAGATCAACGCCACCGGTGCCGCCTACGATGCCGTGGTCGGCCCGCGACTGGGGCGCACGAACAGCAAAGAGCAGTATGCCGTGATCTACAACACGGCGCGGATCGAGCTGACCACGGGCTCGGTCTATACGGTGCCAGACCCAAACGATCGAATTCAGCGTGAACCGATGGTGGCGAACTTCCGCGTGCGCGGGCCGCCGGCGGCGCAGGCCTTCACGTTCTCGCTGGTCGACATTCACACCACGCCCGACGATGTCAACAACGAACTCGACGCCTTGGCCGACGTGTACGTCGGCGTGCAGCGCAATGGCAGCGGCGAAGACGACATCATTCTGCTCGGCGACTTGAACGCCGACGAATACCACCTGGGCCGACTCGGCACACTGCCGAACATCACTCACGTGATCACGGGCCGGCCGACCAACACGCGACAGAACCAGCAGTACGACAACATGCTGTTCGACGGCGTGGCCACGCGCGAGTACCAAGGGCAAGCCGGCGTGTTGAACCTGATGCAGGAATACAACCTGACGTTCAACGACGCGCTGGCCGTGTCGGACCACTTCCCCATCTGGGCAGTATTCAGCGCGTACGAAGCGCCCCCGGTCGGCCCCCTAGCCACCCGCCCCGCGCAGCAACAATAG
- the rpmF gene encoding 50S ribosomal protein L32, with product MAVPKRRQSNARTGSRRAHDFKVPKQLHYCSKCSTAVPTHVVCPNCGHYMGRPVVETAE from the coding sequence ATGGCCGTTCCCAAGCGCCGTCAATCGAACGCCCGCACCGGCAGCCGGCGTGCTCACGATTTCAAGGTTCCCAAGCAGTTACATTACTGCTCCAAGTGCAGCACGGCCGTGCCGACCCACGTCGTTTGCCCGAACTGCGGCCACTACATGGGCCGTCCCGTGGTCGAAACGGCCGAGTAA
- the fabD gene encoding ACP S-malonyltransferase, with translation MSRTAFLFPGQGAQAVGMGAELSASLPAARELFDRANQVLGYDLAKICFEGPVEQLDSTVHSQPALFVTSLAALELLRRDKADVVAAVEATAGLSLGEYSALVFADAIDFDAGLRLVQERGRAMQDAADAIPSGMVSILGLDLDKVQGLCDEARQEDVLQVANLLCPGNIVVSGSKAACTRMAELANAAGAMKTISLAVAGAFHTPIMQPAVERLTAAVAATKIEAPRIPVISNVDGKPHTDPAEIRQLLVRQVVSPVQWEASLRYLLGQGYTTFYEVGPGRVLRGLLKRIDRSTKCEGVLE, from the coding sequence TTGAGTCGCACCGCTTTTCTGTTCCCAGGGCAAGGGGCTCAGGCCGTCGGCATGGGGGCCGAGTTGTCGGCGTCGTTGCCGGCCGCGCGCGAGTTGTTTGACCGCGCGAATCAAGTGCTGGGCTATGACCTGGCCAAGATCTGTTTCGAGGGCCCGGTCGAGCAACTCGATTCGACCGTCCATAGCCAGCCCGCTTTGTTCGTCACCAGTCTGGCGGCGCTCGAACTGTTAAGGCGCGACAAGGCCGATGTCGTTGCGGCCGTCGAAGCCACCGCGGGTCTCAGCCTGGGCGAATATTCGGCGCTGGTCTTTGCCGACGCGATTGATTTCGACGCGGGCTTGCGACTGGTGCAAGAGCGCGGCCGCGCCATGCAAGACGCCGCCGACGCCATTCCCAGTGGCATGGTCAGCATCCTGGGACTGGACCTGGACAAGGTGCAGGGTCTGTGCGACGAAGCGCGTCAGGAGGATGTATTGCAGGTGGCGAATCTGCTTTGCCCCGGCAATATCGTCGTCTCGGGATCGAAAGCCGCCTGTACACGCATGGCCGAGTTGGCCAACGCCGCCGGCGCCATGAAAACCATTTCGCTGGCCGTGGCCGGCGCGTTTCACACGCCGATCATGCAGCCAGCCGTCGAGCGCTTGACCGCGGCGGTGGCCGCAACCAAGATCGAGGCGCCGCGGATTCCGGTCATCTCGAACGTCGATGGCAAGCCGCACACCGATCCCGCCGAGATTCGGCAGTTGCTGGTCCGGCAAGTGGTCAGCCCCGTGCAGTGGGAAGCGTCGCTGCGCTATCTGCTGGGGCAGGGCTATACAACATTCTACGAGGTGGGGCCGGGGCGCGTGTTGCGAGGGCTGCTCAAGCGGATCGACCGCTCGACCAAGTGCGAAGGCGTGCTGGAATAG
- a CDS encoding DUF1801 domain-containing protein has product MKRTQKSAKSATKQAAKKKPAARPRPAADKADGESAVLTTIAAMPTADRVLGERLHALVKAAAPALAPRLWYGMPAWAKDGKVVCFFQSAQKFKTRYATLGFMHEAKLDDGTMWPTAFALVQWTSAAETKITALVKKAVG; this is encoded by the coding sequence ATGAAACGCACGCAGAAATCCGCCAAGAGCGCCACCAAGCAGGCTGCGAAGAAGAAGCCAGCCGCACGCCCTCGCCCGGCGGCTGACAAAGCTGATGGCGAAAGCGCCGTGCTGACCACGATCGCGGCGATGCCGACGGCGGATCGCGTGCTCGGCGAGCGGTTGCACGCGCTGGTCAAAGCCGCCGCGCCGGCCCTGGCGCCGCGGCTTTGGTACGGGATGCCCGCCTGGGCCAAGGACGGCAAGGTCGTCTGCTTCTTCCAGAGCGCCCAGAAGTTCAAGACCCGCTACGCGACGCTCGGCTTCATGCACGAAGCGAAGCTCGACGACGGCACGATGTGGCCCACCGCCTTCGCCCTGGTCCAGTGGACCTCCGCCGCCGAAACCAAAATCACCGCGCTGGTCAAGAAAGCCGTGGGGTAA
- the fabG gene encoding 3-oxoacyl-[acyl-carrier-protein] reductase — protein sequence MAEVPADQISVDLSGQVALVTGASRGIGRGIAVALARCGARVACVARDVNKLKETVDEITAAGGQAEPFVCDVSSSDSVNQLVDSIAEKWGRLDILVNNAGITRDTLIPRMSDEQWDEVIATNLRGAFLFTRAATRPMMQQRYGRIINISSVSGLMGNPGQCNYSASKAGLIGFTQTVARELAGRKVTVNAVAPGFIESEMTAALGDSIMTEVKTRIPAKRIGTIADVAAGVTFLASRAASYITGQVLTIDGGMTA from the coding sequence ATGGCGGAAGTTCCAGCGGATCAAATCAGTGTCGATCTCTCGGGCCAGGTGGCGCTGGTCACGGGGGCGTCGCGCGGCATCGGCCGTGGCATTGCCGTGGCCTTGGCCCGTTGTGGCGCGCGCGTGGCCTGTGTGGCCCGCGACGTCAACAAGCTGAAAGAGACCGTCGACGAAATCACCGCCGCTGGTGGCCAGGCCGAGCCGTTCGTCTGTGACGTCAGCAGCTCGGACAGCGTCAACCAGTTGGTTGATTCGATTGCCGAGAAGTGGGGCCGGTTGGACATCCTGGTGAACAATGCCGGCATTACTCGCGACACGTTGATCCCGCGGATGAGCGACGAGCAGTGGGACGAGGTGATCGCCACGAACCTGCGCGGGGCGTTCCTGTTCACGCGGGCCGCCACGCGGCCGATGATGCAGCAGCGCTACGGGCGGATCATCAACATCTCGAGCGTCTCGGGCCTGATGGGGAACCCGGGCCAGTGCAACTATTCGGCGTCGAAGGCGGGTCTGATCGGCTTTACTCAGACCGTCGCCCGTGAGTTGGCCGGGCGCAAGGTTACCGTGAATGCGGTGGCTCCGGGCTTCATCGAAAGCGAGATGACCGCGGCCCTGGGGGACTCGATCATGACCGAGGTCAAGACGCGCATTCCGGCCAAGCGGATCGGCACCATCGCCGACGTGGCTGCGGGCGTGACGTTCTTGGCCAGTCGAGCCGCCAGCTATATCACCGGCCAGGTGTTGACGATCGACGGGGGTATGACAGCTTAA
- a CDS encoding acyl carrier protein: MATVKERVINIVAEQLGVNKEQVTPETSFVNDLGADSLDTVELVMELEEEFDINIPDDSAEKIQTVGQAIDFIEKAQAANGSK; the protein is encoded by the coding sequence GTGGCCACGGTCAAAGAACGCGTAATCAACATCGTCGCCGAGCAGTTGGGTGTGAACAAGGAACAGGTCACGCCCGAGACGTCGTTTGTCAACGATCTGGGCGCCGATAGCCTCGACACGGTCGAACTGGTGATGGAGCTGGAAGAAGAGTTCGACATCAACATTCCGGACGACTCGGCCGAGAAGATTCAAACGGTCGGCCAGGCGATTGACTTCATCGAAAAGGCCCAAGCAGCTAACGGATCGAAATGA
- the fabF gene encoding beta-ketoacyl-ACP synthase II: protein MKRRVVVTGLGAVTSLSCRVEDLWQRILRGESGIRPITIFDITGHRVRFAGEVPNWTTDGYVSPKDAKRVDRFTQFAMVAGIDAVKDSGLDFTKEEPFRCGVILGSGIGGLNEIECQHGRLLEKGPDKVSAFTIPKLMVNAASGHVSIQYGLRGPNAAVATACASATNAMGDAYKAIQYDDADIMVTGGTEAALTPMGIAGFANMRALSERNDDPQRASRPFDADRDGFVLSEGAGLLVFEELEHAKRRGAKIYAEVLGYGASADAGHITQPDEHGIGAAKAMTLALRDARMSPEEIGYINAHGTSTPLGDAAETAAIKTVFGGWAHQVSISSTKSQLGHLLGASGGVELIFSALALRDEVIPPTINLDTPDPKCDLDYTPKQPKPRKFNVAMSNSFGFGGHNGSIIIGTLR from the coding sequence ATGAAACGGCGCGTCGTCGTCACCGGCCTAGGCGCGGTCACGTCGCTGAGCTGTCGAGTGGAAGACCTCTGGCAGCGCATTCTGCGCGGCGAAAGCGGCATCCGGCCTATCACCATCTTCGATATTACCGGCCATCGGGTTCGTTTTGCCGGTGAAGTCCCGAATTGGACGACCGACGGGTATGTCAGCCCGAAGGACGCCAAGCGGGTCGATCGCTTTACGCAATTTGCGATGGTCGCTGGCATCGACGCCGTCAAGGATTCAGGCCTCGACTTCACGAAGGAAGAGCCGTTTCGCTGTGGCGTGATCTTGGGCTCGGGCATTGGCGGACTGAACGAAATCGAATGCCAGCACGGCCGCCTGCTAGAAAAAGGGCCGGACAAGGTCTCGGCCTTCACCATTCCCAAGCTGATGGTCAACGCGGCCAGCGGTCACGTTTCGATCCAGTATGGCTTGCGCGGCCCGAACGCCGCCGTGGCCACGGCCTGTGCCAGCGCGACGAACGCGATGGGTGACGCCTACAAGGCCATTCAGTACGACGACGCCGACATCATGGTCACCGGCGGCACCGAAGCGGCGCTCACGCCAATGGGCATTGCCGGGTTCGCCAACATGCGGGCCCTCAGCGAGCGCAACGACGACCCACAACGGGCCAGCCGGCCGTTCGACGCCGACCGCGATGGCTTTGTGTTGAGTGAGGGGGCCGGGCTGCTGGTGTTCGAAGAATTGGAACACGCCAAGCGCCGCGGCGCGAAGATCTATGCCGAGGTGCTGGGCTACGGCGCTAGCGCCGACGCCGGGCATATCACCCAGCCCGACGAGCATGGCATCGGCGCGGCCAAGGCGATGACCCTGGCGCTGCGCGACGCGCGGATGAGCCCCGAGGAAATCGGCTACATCAACGCCCACGGCACGAGCACGCCGCTGGGTGACGCGGCCGAGACGGCGGCCATCAAGACGGTGTTCGGCGGCTGGGCGCACCAGGTCAGCATCTCGAGCACCAAGAGCCAGCTCGGTCACTTGCTGGGCGCGAGCGGCGGCGTGGAGTTGATCTTCTCGGCTCTGGCGCTGCGCGACGAGGTGATTCCCCCAACCATCAATCTCGACACGCCCGATCCGAAGTGCGACCTCGATTACACTCCCAAGCAGCCAAAGCCGCGTAAGTTCAACGTGGCCATGTCAAACAGCTTTGGCTTCGGCGGCCATAACGGTTCGATCATCATCGGGACGTTGCGATAG
- a CDS encoding endonuclease domain-containing protein — MPGRKPLSAEQQSRARRLRREATIPERLLWSHLRRGQLGGLKFRRQFAIGPYFIDFYCHESRLAIELDGDSHVGRAEYDQQRTVAVEAKGIRELRIANDDVLQELDSVLEGILLACGRRPDELPRPSSGG; from the coding sequence ATGCCAGGTCGCAAGCCGTTATCGGCAGAACAGCAATCGCGCGCTCGTCGGCTACGTCGCGAAGCGACAATACCCGAACGATTGTTGTGGAGCCATTTGCGCCGCGGCCAACTCGGCGGCTTGAAGTTCCGTCGCCAGTTCGCCATCGGCCCGTACTTCATCGACTTTTATTGCCACGAATCGCGACTTGCCATCGAGTTGGATGGCGATAGCCACGTTGGTCGTGCCGAGTACGACCAGCAGCGCACCGTGGCGGTTGAAGCAAAAGGTATTCGTGAGCTGCGCATCGCGAATGACGACGTGCTTCAAGAGCTTGATTCTGTCTTGGAAGGAATTCTGCTCGCTTGTGGTCGAAGGCCTGACGAGCTACCAAGACCCTCATCCGGCGGCTAG
- a CDS encoding methylated-DNA--[protein]-cysteine S-methyltransferase — protein MSNAPAAPAREAVGFVFPSELGWFALEMVGDAVRRASFGYASWREAIVYLNIDPSGDEPRGKTARLIKRLQAYATGKRDDFLDVELAEPRSTPFAQAVIEQCRRIAPGQVLSYGDLAQAAGSAGAARAVGSVMSSNRIAIIVPCHRVVASGGKLGGYSMADGVAVKSRLLALENAGKPGRKRS, from the coding sequence GTGTCAAATGCGCCTGCCGCGCCGGCGCGCGAGGCGGTCGGGTTCGTCTTTCCCAGCGAGTTGGGCTGGTTCGCCTTGGAAATGGTTGGCGACGCCGTGCGCCGCGCCTCGTTCGGCTATGCGAGTTGGCGCGAAGCGATCGTGTACTTGAACATTGATCCGTCGGGGGACGAGCCGCGCGGCAAGACGGCACGCTTGATCAAACGCTTGCAGGCCTACGCCACGGGCAAGCGTGATGACTTTCTCGACGTCGAACTGGCCGAGCCGCGCAGCACGCCGTTTGCCCAAGCCGTGATCGAACAGTGTCGCCGCATCGCGCCGGGACAGGTGCTGAGCTATGGGGATTTGGCCCAGGCCGCTGGCTCGGCCGGCGCGGCACGCGCGGTCGGCAGCGTGATGTCGAGCAACCGCATTGCGATCATCGTGCCGTGCCATCGAGTGGTGGCCAGCGGCGGCAAGTTGGGGGGCTATTCCATGGCCGACGGCGTGGCCGTGAAAAGCCGGCTGTTGGCGCTGGAAAACGCTGGCAAACCAGGGCGAAAGCGGAGCTAA